The following coding sequences lie in one Alicyclobacillus curvatus genomic window:
- a CDS encoding cation:proton antiporter — translation MTHTYNSLFFVTVAAVLGPWVSTHLMRSVIPSVVIEIVLGYLIGPHVLHIADQTPNIYFLSQFGFAYLMFVSGMELDFDLLLERPTKGQSPAWLRGLLFFAVTLLVSLAISLWLHYLGYIKDVLLVMLLLSTTSLGLVTPALKEHGWIRDRFGQEVLLYALIADVATLIVFTAYITFHSTGNAFSFLLVMVLLLFFVFVYRVLLAARHLPIFRVVENATSEIGIRAAFALVLAFLAFSQTLGTEVVIAAFLAGAIISLLAEKHSIITHKLNSIGYGFFIPIFFVSVGMGFNINAIAGTTSFITLIGILFVTMYLNKLVPSLWFLRKFGIRQRLAGGMLLSSRLSLMIAASQIGEQAGLISSAMSNGFVLLAIVTCVLSPAMFNQVIRGVPVPAADAGKLETPILTIDRDTLPPDWEIRQIEVLSRRLNDVPLRTLHLPQDLLFVSIVRDDERIVPRGHTKLEQFDVVQVMGTPENLQRLTELMEEIPK, via the coding sequence ATGACCCATACCTACAACTCACTGTTTTTTGTAACCGTTGCCGCCGTCCTCGGACCGTGGGTGTCGACGCATCTCATGCGTTCAGTCATTCCATCTGTGGTCATCGAAATCGTGCTGGGATACCTGATTGGACCCCACGTCCTACATATCGCAGACCAAACACCAAACATCTATTTCTTGTCACAGTTTGGTTTCGCATACCTGATGTTTGTGTCAGGCATGGAACTTGATTTTGACTTGCTGCTCGAGCGCCCCACGAAAGGGCAGTCTCCAGCATGGTTACGCGGCCTCTTGTTTTTTGCCGTCACATTGCTCGTCTCTCTGGCCATTTCACTTTGGCTCCATTATCTTGGTTACATCAAGGACGTGCTGCTCGTCATGCTGCTGCTCAGCACGACATCTCTCGGGCTGGTCACGCCGGCGCTCAAGGAACACGGATGGATCCGCGACAGATTTGGTCAGGAGGTCCTCCTCTACGCACTCATTGCCGACGTTGCAACGTTGATTGTGTTTACCGCTTACATCACGTTTCACAGTACCGGCAACGCGTTCAGCTTCCTGCTTGTCATGGTGTTGCTGTTGTTCTTTGTCTTCGTTTACCGTGTGCTGTTGGCAGCACGTCACTTACCCATCTTTCGAGTGGTTGAGAACGCGACCAGTGAGATTGGAATTCGCGCCGCATTTGCGCTGGTATTGGCGTTCCTGGCCTTTTCCCAGACCCTTGGCACGGAGGTCGTCATCGCCGCGTTTCTCGCCGGCGCCATTATCTCTTTGCTCGCGGAGAAACACTCCATCATTACGCACAAACTCAACTCGATTGGCTACGGATTTTTCATTCCCATTTTCTTCGTCAGTGTGGGAATGGGATTTAACATCAACGCGATTGCGGGAACAACATCGTTTATCACGCTCATCGGGATTCTCTTCGTCACCATGTACCTGAACAAATTGGTCCCGTCCCTTTGGTTTCTGCGCAAGTTTGGCATTCGGCAGCGTTTGGCAGGTGGCATGCTGCTTTCCTCCCGACTCAGTCTAATGATTGCGGCCAGCCAGATTGGTGAACAAGCCGGTCTCATCAGCTCGGCCATGAGCAATGGCTTCGTTTTGCTTGCCATCGTGACATGCGTACTCTCGCCAGCGATGTTCAATCAAGTCATTCGCGGTGTACCCGTCCCCGCTGCAGACGCTGGAAAGCTAGAAACACCTATTCTCACCATCGATAGGGATACACTCCCGCCAGATTGGGAGATCCGCCAGATTGAGGTGCTGTCGCGGCGGCTCAACGACGTCCCGCTTCGGACGCTCCACCTGCCCCAGGATCTATTGTTCGTTTCGATTGTGCGAGATGACGAACGGATTGTCCCCCGCGGTCACACCAAGCTTGAGCAATTTGACGTCGTTCAAGTGATGGGCACACCAGAGAACCTGCAGCGGCTCACAGAGCTCATGGAAGAAATCCCTAAGTAG
- a CDS encoding DUF5110 domain-containing protein — protein sequence METSETIHPDKTSQALQNRSHRMITQVVRYTADATADGRVHLFYTLDGNIAVRFLNDSTIRLKLFFGDELNWKSTQAVEPVADFLQLEQSLRVEAHPEESVVTLATESLRVVVWKYPFRLQVFTSDGGLVYQTESISIDKSGAITWTAQNDETEHFYGLGEKTSFLDKRGERYENWNSDVYAPHVPEIEALYESIPVLLHVRDKLAYGVFLDNPGRTVFDMRARRDAYSIQTETGTVDLYIFFGPTIKQVIQSYTGLTGRMKLPPKWALGYHQSRYSYMDEEEVLELAHTFRSKQIPCDVIHLDIHYMDEYRVFTFDEARFPHPKKMMSELAELGFHVIPIVDPGVKQDAMYPAYRNGVLEDHFCKRLEGNIYTGKVWPGESAFPDFTNDRTAKWWGDQHRFYTDLGIKGIWNDMNEPAVFNDTKTMEPDVMHGNNGELKTHREMHNLYGMLMSKATYEALEEQLGGERPFVLTRAGYSGVQRYAAVWTGDNRSFWEHMAMAMPMVMNLGLSGVTFSGPDVGGFAHHTTGELLTRWTQMGAFFPFFRNHSALDTLRQEPWSFAEPYETIIRDYTAWRYRWMPHLYTLFHEASQTGIPVLRPLLLEYQSDEQVTNLSDQFLIGSGILAAPVYRPDTTVRTVYIPEGVWYDYWTGARYDKPGHILADAPIDRMPLYIKAGTVIAEQPLVQSFYNGTGLKHGTEKDYGTVSDHGTLGARETVQADGTVQDSGMALNHRAAQSQSGGTASGKGTPLTASAELLFHVYAGNPNARSSYTFYEDDGITFAYENGHYNLWEIEVIEGQELEILFLRQTDGYAVERSAIDIQIHHLSFIPSEIKGYAQASSVGEVSVTPSSWYFDPVKETLHIKASADVTAVRVR from the coding sequence ATGGAGACAAGCGAAACGATACACCCTGACAAGACCTCTCAAGCACTACAAAATCGTTCCCATCGGATGATTACTCAGGTGGTTCGCTATACTGCGGACGCAACTGCAGACGGCAGGGTCCACCTATTTTATACTTTAGATGGAAATATTGCAGTGCGTTTCTTGAATGATAGCACCATCAGGCTGAAATTGTTTTTTGGCGACGAATTGAACTGGAAGTCTACACAGGCAGTTGAACCTGTTGCAGACTTTTTACAATTGGAGCAAAGTCTTCGCGTAGAGGCCCATCCTGAAGAGAGTGTGGTCACCCTCGCCACCGAAAGCTTGCGGGTGGTGGTGTGGAAGTATCCATTTCGCCTGCAGGTGTTCACTAGCGACGGAGGACTGGTGTATCAGACGGAATCCATCTCGATTGACAAGTCCGGCGCAATAACCTGGACAGCACAAAATGACGAAACGGAACACTTTTATGGTCTAGGAGAAAAGACGAGTTTTCTTGACAAGCGCGGTGAGCGCTACGAGAACTGGAACTCCGACGTTTACGCACCCCACGTTCCAGAGATAGAGGCTCTGTACGAGTCAATTCCCGTGCTCTTGCATGTTCGCGACAAACTTGCCTACGGCGTTTTTCTTGACAACCCTGGACGGACGGTTTTTGACATGCGCGCTCGGCGGGATGCCTATTCCATTCAAACAGAAACCGGCACCGTGGACCTCTACATATTCTTCGGGCCGACTATTAAACAGGTCATTCAGTCTTACACAGGACTGACAGGACGGATGAAGCTGCCGCCAAAGTGGGCACTTGGGTACCACCAGTCGCGGTATAGTTACATGGACGAAGAGGAAGTCCTTGAACTCGCCCATACATTTCGGTCGAAGCAGATTCCTTGTGACGTCATCCACCTTGATATTCATTACATGGACGAGTACCGCGTCTTTACTTTCGACGAGGCGCGCTTCCCGCATCCGAAGAAGATGATGTCTGAACTCGCTGAGCTCGGATTTCACGTGATACCGATTGTAGATCCCGGTGTAAAACAAGACGCAATGTACCCGGCCTACCGGAATGGTGTACTTGAGGACCACTTCTGCAAGCGACTCGAAGGTAACATCTATACGGGCAAGGTATGGCCCGGTGAAAGCGCGTTTCCTGACTTCACAAACGACCGCACCGCGAAGTGGTGGGGCGACCAACATCGTTTTTACACCGATCTCGGCATCAAAGGCATTTGGAACGACATGAATGAGCCAGCCGTATTCAATGATACAAAAACCATGGAACCGGATGTCATGCACGGGAACAATGGGGAGTTGAAGACGCATCGGGAGATGCACAACCTGTACGGCATGTTGATGTCGAAGGCCACGTATGAAGCCTTAGAGGAGCAACTCGGCGGTGAACGTCCCTTTGTCCTGACCCGCGCAGGTTACAGCGGTGTGCAGCGATATGCCGCCGTGTGGACCGGTGATAACCGCAGCTTCTGGGAGCACATGGCGATGGCAATGCCGATGGTCATGAACCTTGGCCTCTCCGGTGTCACGTTCTCTGGACCAGACGTCGGAGGGTTCGCACACCATACGACCGGCGAGTTACTCACGCGGTGGACGCAAATGGGGGCGTTTTTCCCGTTTTTCCGCAACCACAGTGCGTTAGACACGTTGCGGCAGGAGCCATGGTCGTTTGCGGAACCGTATGAAACCATTATTCGCGATTACACGGCCTGGCGCTACCGCTGGATGCCTCACCTTTATACCTTGTTCCACGAGGCGTCACAGACTGGTATCCCGGTCTTGCGTCCCCTTCTGCTTGAATATCAGAGCGATGAACAAGTTACGAATCTCAGTGACCAGTTCCTGATTGGATCCGGTATTTTAGCAGCCCCTGTGTACCGTCCTGACACAACTGTGCGCACCGTCTACATTCCGGAAGGCGTATGGTACGACTATTGGACTGGTGCACGCTACGACAAGCCAGGGCACATTCTTGCTGATGCTCCCATCGACAGGATGCCACTGTACATTAAGGCAGGAACCGTCATTGCGGAGCAGCCGCTCGTGCAGAGTTTCTACAATGGAACTGGGCTGAAGCATGGAACGGAGAAAGACTATGGAACGGTGAGTGACCATGGGACGCTGGGGGCCCGTGAAACCGTGCAGGCCGATGGGACCGTGCAGGACTCTGGAATGGCGTTGAACCACCGGGCGGCTCAGAGCCAGAGCGGGGGAACTGCGAGCGGCAAGGGAACACCCCTGACTGCGTCAGCGGAACTCCTGTTTCACGTGTATGCCGGTAACCCGAACGCTAGGAGCAGCTACACGTTCTACGAAGACGACGGCATCACATTTGCTTATGAAAACGGACATTACAACTTGTGGGAGATTGAAGTCATAGAGGGGCAGGAATTAGAAATACTGTTCCTGCGCCAGACGGATGGATACGCTGTGGAACGCAGCGCAATTGACATTCAGATTCATCATCTTTCTTTTATCCCATCGGAAATCAAGGGATATGCGCAGGCTTCTAGTGTTGGCGAAGTCTCAGTGACGCCGAGCAGTTGGTACTTTGATCCGGTGAAGGAAACGCTGCATATCAAGGCATCAGCGGATGTCACAGCTGTTCGCGTGAGATGA